GCCGTGGGTGCGTTGGCGCTGCTGTTGGCGGCCGCCGCCTGGGGCAGTGCCGAGCAACGCGCGTGGCTGCCATGGGTCACCCCGGTACTGGCCGCAGGCGCGACCACATTGCTCGGCAGCGTGCTGTCGGCCCTGTTGATCGGACGCCATCGCGAAGCGATGCTGGTTCCGTTGTTGTTGGGCGGCGCGACTTGCAGCGCGCTGCTGCAAGTCGCGGCAGCGGCGGCGCATGCGCCGCAATGGCTGCTATGGCTGCGATTCCTGTGCGTGCTCGCCATCGCGGCGGCGAGCCTGCACCTGTGCGGATTACGCTTGAACGCCGGCGGCTATGCGGCGCTGCTGTCGGCAGTGCTGGCGGTCTCGCTCGGTGGCGGTCCGGTGGCCATGACCCTGGCGGCGCTGCTGCTGGTGCCGGTGGCGTGGATGGTGTGGCGATGTCGCAGCCTGCTGCGCACCATCTTGCCGGCGCGCGCGTGATGCCTGGTTGCACCTTGATTGAGATGTCCAGCCACCAGAATCGGAGGCCACCATGTGCGGCATAGTCGCGCTGCGTAGCTTCGTGGCGGAAACGCCGTTGCAGGCACGCGCCGAACGCGCGCTGGATGCCTTGTCCCGCCGCGGTCCGGACGCGCAGGGGCTGCTGTGCCTGGAGCAGCCGGTGCCCACTGCGTTGGGCCACCGTCGCTTGGCGATCCTGGACCTGACCGACGCCGCCACCCAGCCGATGCGCTGCACCGAGACCGGCAACACGGTGGTCTTCAATGGCGAGATCTACAACTTCCTCGAGTTGCGCCGCGAACTGGAGGCGTTGGGTCACGCGTTCCGCACCGACAGCGACACCGAGGTGATCCTGCACGGCTGGCGCGCCTGGGGCGAGGACCTGTTCCCACGTTGCAACGGCATGTGGGCCCTGGTGCTACTGGATCAGGCGAGCGGCGATCTGATCTATTGCCGCGACCGGATGGGTGTCAAACCCTTGTATCTGCACCACGACGGCCGGCAACTGGTGCTGGCCAGCGAGATCCGTGCCATCGCTGCCTGCTTGGGGGGTTACCCGCCCCCCAATCCGGCGGCGGTGTTCGACTTCCTGGTCACCGGTCTGTCCGACCACACCGGCGAGACCTTTTACGCAGGCATCCGCGCCGTCCCGCCAGGCTGGCTGTACCGGGTGTCGCCCACTGGTCACAGCCGGCGCACGCCATACCACCAGTGGCCCCTGCCCGGCGCAGTTGCACCGCTGGATGCGCAGGCCACTGTGGAACTGCTCGAGGACTCTACCCGCCTGCGTCTGCGCTCGGATGCTCCCACCGTCTCGCTGCTGTCGGGTGGATTGGACAGCTCGATCCTGACCACTCTCAGCGTGCAGGCCGGTGCGCTGCCACGTACCTGCTTCGCCGGCGCCTTCACCTACGGCTACGACGATGCCGAGCAAGCCGGTTTCGACGAAACCGACGCCGCGGCAAGCCTGATGCGCACGCTGGGGCGGAGCGAGCGTCACTTCCTTCATCGCGTCCGCGCGATTCCGGACGAGGAGGAGCTGCTGGCACTGGTGGCCGCGCAGGAAGAGCCATTCTGTACGCCGTCGATACTGGCGAGTTTCCGCATGTATCGCGCCATCCGCGCCGCCGGTTACAAGGTGGTGCTCAATGGCGAGGGCGCCGATGAGCTGTTCGGTGGATACGTGCGCCTGTACCTGGCCCTGAGCGCACGCAGTGCGCTACACCAGGCACGGCTGCCGACCGCCATCCGGCTGCTGTCCACCGGTGCTGCGGACCCGCGCCTGCTGCTCAACCGCCTTGCGTGGGATCTGCCGGTCGGCCCGCTGGGCGCATTGCTGCGCCGGCATCGGCCAAGTGTGGCCTGCATGTCCTCGGCGTTGTGGCACGACCAGGCGGCACGGTTGCGACTACTGCAGGTCGATCGGCGAGCGGACGTCCAGGCGCGCCTGCGCAGCGACGTGCTGTCGACCAATCTTCCGATGGTGTTGCGCATGACCGACCGCAACAGCATGTCCGCCGGCGTGGAGGTCCGTGCACCGTTCCTGGACTATCGCCTGGTCGAGCGCGCGCTGTCGACGCCAGCGCTGCAGCGGATGGGCGACTATCACGGCAAGGCGATGTTGCGACACGCGTTCGCTGATCGCTTGCCGGCGCGCGTGACCACGCAGCGCAAGAGCACCGGCTTCGGGCATGCCGAGCAATTCCTGGTCGACCGCATGCCGTTGCAGCAGGCGCTGGCAACGCTGCCGGCAGGGGTGAACACGCTGCTGGATGTGGCGCGGCTCCGCAAGGAGCTTGCCAGCGGCAGGTCCCACAGCACGCTGTGGTTCGCCGTCTCGGTCGCGCTGTGGTATCGGAGCGTGTATGCGTAGCGCGCTGCCGACATCGCAGGACTCCTGGACGCCCGACCATGGGCATTGCCGCTGTTGTGGCGGTACGCAGGCGCAACGCACGGTCTGGGCAGAGGTCTATGTCGGAACCGGCCAGGAACTGCGCCGCTGCGGCGCATGTGCAGCGGTGTATCTGGCACCAGACCTCACCGAGGCGGCGTTGCAGCATTTCTATGTTCACGACTATCGCCGGCTGTTTCCCGCAGAAATCCCTTGGGGTAGCCAAGCGCGTTTCTTCGCCTGGCGCGGCGATCGCTGGATCGCGCGCAGCCGGCTGCAGCAGATCGCGCCGGCGCTCGCGCCGGCAGCCAGGGTGCTGGAGGTCGGCTCCGGCTTCGGTGCCTTCCTCGGCGCCGCTGCCGTCCTGCGTCCGGACCTGCACTTGTCTGCCTGCGAACCGGATGCTGCGCATCGCGATGGATTGCTCGACGGCGCAGCGGTGAGGTTCCTGCCCGCACTGGACGCGGTCGCCGATGGGCAGTTCGACGCCGTTGTCGCCTTCCATGTCCTCGAGCACCTGACCGATCCGCGCGCGTTTCTGGCGGCATTGGCGCGCATCCTGGTGCCCGAGGGACAGGCGTGGATCGAAGTCCCGGACCTGATAAGCGGATGGCGCTCGCGCACCTACGTCCACCCAGCCCATCTGAGCTATTTTTCAGTGCCATTGCTGCGGCGACTGGTCGAGGCGGCAGGCCTGGAGGTCGTGTCCTGCGGTCCGTATTCCAATCGCGGTGTCCTGGCCGGCAACATCTGGCTACAGCTGCGGCAACCCGCACAGCGGCGCAGCGCTGCGCCATTGGCGATGGCAGATCCGCACGAAGTTGCCACGGTCGACGCACGCCTGGACCAGGTGGGATGGAGCGGTCGGGATCGACTGCAGCGGCGGCTCAAGCACGGCCTGATGGGCGTGCTCGGCAGAGGCCTGTTCGGTGAGCTGCAGCGCTGGCGCGGATACCGCCAGCTTTGCAAGGACCAGGCAAACGATGCGCTTCGCTGAGTTCCAGCAGGCCGTGCATGCCCAGTTCGGCGCCGAGGCTGCCTCGGTACGTCATGAAATCTACTTCCTGGCCCGTCGCCGTCGCGGCGCGTGGCTGCGTGCCGCGCTGGCCGTGCTGCGCGATATCTGGCTGTGCCTGCAGCTGCCGCACGATGCGCCGGCCCTGTCCGCCTGGACAGCGCTGGCGACACTGCCGGGCAGCAATGGCTGGGGCGCGCTGGCTCCCTATCTGGCCGATCTGCACCAGCAGGGTTTGGAGTGCACGGTGCTGATCCATCCCCGGCTACGGGGCAGCATCGATGGTCAGCTGCCTGCGCGGCCCACCTGGGCCAGCTGGCGGTCGGCGGTGCGGGCGCTGGCCCTGCCCCGCAAGACGACCGGACCGGCAGTGGCCTCGCTCTGGATCGTGCGCGCCTGCGTATTCCGGCAGCGCCTCTGGCATGGTGCCTGGCAACGCACGCTTCGCGCGCCATCCACCGGAGCCACGCTGCTGCTGCACAACGATTTCGACATGTACGCCGCCGCGGCGGTACAGGCCGCCGGGGACGGCTGGCGTAGCGTTTGTGTCCAGCATGGCCTGCCGACCGACGAGTTCTTCCCGGTCCGGGCCCGGCATCATCTGCTGTGGGGGCCCAGCAGCGCGCAGGTCTATGGCCGGCATGGCGTCGCTCCGGCGGCCATCGGCTTCGGACCGGCCCTCGCGCTGACCGATCTCGATACCGCTACGGCACCGACAACGCTGTATCTGATGTCGCAAAGCCACACGCCGATC
The window above is part of the Xanthomonas cassavae CFBP 4642 genome. Proteins encoded here:
- the asnB gene encoding asparagine synthase (glutamine-hydrolyzing) translates to MCGIVALRSFVAETPLQARAERALDALSRRGPDAQGLLCLEQPVPTALGHRRLAILDLTDAATQPMRCTETGNTVVFNGEIYNFLELRRELEALGHAFRTDSDTEVILHGWRAWGEDLFPRCNGMWALVLLDQASGDLIYCRDRMGVKPLYLHHDGRQLVLASEIRAIAACLGGYPPPNPAAVFDFLVTGLSDHTGETFYAGIRAVPPGWLYRVSPTGHSRRTPYHQWPLPGAVAPLDAQATVELLEDSTRLRLRSDAPTVSLLSGGLDSSILTTLSVQAGALPRTCFAGAFTYGYDDAEQAGFDETDAAASLMRTLGRSERHFLHRVRAIPDEEELLALVAAQEEPFCTPSILASFRMYRAIRAAGYKVVLNGEGADELFGGYVRLYLALSARSALHQARLPTAIRLLSTGAADPRLLLNRLAWDLPVGPLGALLRRHRPSVACMSSALWHDQAARLRLLQVDRRADVQARLRSDVLSTNLPMVLRMTDRNSMSAGVEVRAPFLDYRLVERALSTPALQRMGDYHGKAMLRHAFADRLPARVTTQRKSTGFGHAEQFLVDRMPLQQALATLPAGVNTLLDVARLRKELASGRSHSTLWFAVSVALWYRSVYA
- a CDS encoding class I SAM-dependent methyltransferase yields the protein MRSALPTSQDSWTPDHGHCRCCGGTQAQRTVWAEVYVGTGQELRRCGACAAVYLAPDLTEAALQHFYVHDYRRLFPAEIPWGSQARFFAWRGDRWIARSRLQQIAPALAPAARVLEVGSGFGAFLGAAAVLRPDLHLSACEPDAAHRDGLLDGAAVRFLPALDAVADGQFDAVVAFHVLEHLTDPRAFLAALARILVPEGQAWIEVPDLISGWRSRTYVHPAHLSYFSVPLLRRLVEAAGLEVVSCGPYSNRGVLAGNIWLQLRQPAQRRSAAPLAMADPHEVATVDARLDQVGWSGRDRLQRRLKHGLMGVLGRGLFGELQRWRGYRQLCKDQANDALR